CGCGCTGACCGCGCTGATGACGAGCATCGCGGCGCGCATGGTGCCGACGGTCATCGACTCGGGGTTGAGCGCGGCCGGTATCCAGGTCAGCAGGGCTATCTGGATCCAGCCGAGGGGCGGATGGTCGTACCAGTAGGTGTAGTGGGCGAGGCCCCGGCCCTCCTGGACCGCCCAGGCCTGGGCGAGGTAGGTGCCCTCGTCGTCGCTGAGGGTGGGGTAGTCGGCGATGTTCCAGCCCTGCACGAGGAGGATCGCGACGAGGAGTACGCCGCACAGGACGAGGTCGGGCCGGGACGAACGCAACCGTTGCGGCGGGGTCGTTCGACTGATCGGACGCGTTTCAGGCGCAGGCTGCCGCTGCGCGGGGACCTTCGCAGTGGTCACCGCGGGAAGGGTGGAGGTCACGCAGGGACGTCCTCTCGGAGGTCACGGGTCACTTCGGCGGTGGCGAGATGCGCGCCGACGTGGGTGGTCAACTCCCAGTCGTTCCGGCCGCGCTGCTCGCGCCATACGGCGCGGACGGCGGCCCCGGCGAGGAGCACCTGGTAGAAGGGGCCGCCCACGATGAGCTTCAGGTAGTGGACGAAGCGGACGCGCAGCCCGTACTGCTTGCCGAAGTCGTGCAGTCCGACGACCTCGAAGACGAAGGTGACGAGCGCGGTGACGGCCGGCAGGAAGGTGATGAAGGCGATGGTCACGGACACGTCGAGGAACACCGCGATCGCGATGTTGAGCGGGATGATGAGCCCGGTGAAGGCCTGCATGAACGGCGTCATGAGCGTGTACCGGGCCAGCAACCGCTGCCCGAAGGTGGGCAGTTGCTTCCAGTCCTTCTTCCGGTAGACCTGCAGGAAGCCCTGGTTCCAGCGGGTGCGCTGCTTGAGCAGCGACATCAGGCTGCCGGGCGTCTCCTCCTTGGTCACCATGTCGGAGTCGTAGGCGACGACGACCTTCTTGCCGACGCTGGAGAGCCGGACGCCCAGGTCGCAGTCCTCCGCGAGGCAGTTCGGGTCCCAGCCGTCGGCTTCCCTGAGCACGTCCGTCCGTACGAAGACGGTGTTGCCGCCGAGCGGGATGAACCCCTTCTGCGCGTGCAGGTGCAGTCGCGACCGGAACCAGAAGAAGTACTCCAGGCAGTTGCGCAGGCTGTACCAGCTGGAGTGGAAGTTGATCAGCTGGACGCCGCCCTGGACCACGTCCGCCTTCGTCGTCCGGAACGCGTGGTCGACATGGGCGAGGAGCTCCGGGTGGACCTGGTCCTCGGCGTCGAAGACCCCGACGACGTCGCCGCGACAGTGCGGCAGCGCCGTGTTCATGGCCTTCGGCTTGTTCTTCTTCTCGTGGGTGTCGACGACGACCCGGACCCGTGGGTCGCGAGCGGCGGCCCGCTCGGCGACCTCCGTGGTCTCCGGGTCGTCGTGCCCGACGATGACGATGATCTCGAAGTCGGTGTGTGTGGACTCCAGCAGCCGCTGGATGGTGTGGTCCAGCACGGCCTGTTCGTGCCGGGCCGGCAACAGCAGCGAGAACGACACGTGCTCGCCGCCGTCCGGTCTGCTGAACCGGGTGGAGGCGAGCACCTCGGGCGTACGCCACGCGTGCATCTGCCACCACAAGGTGAAAGCCGCCATCCAGAACAAGCCCAGCGAGACGACGGCTATGAAGACAGACGTCAGCAACAGATCCCCCCAGATCCCCAATGCCCCCTGTCGCGAACGGCGAGTTCCAGCCGTTGCGATCACTGTGGAGAGATTAGGGGGGAACTGTGAAGCGTGAGGGCTGTTCCGATAAATAGCTTGTTTCGGAATCGTGCGGTGGAAAGCGCGATCTATCCGAACATACGCCCAATTTGGGCAGCCGAAACGGCGCTCTCCGCTTCCGTTTCGGCTCGCCTTCAGCTCGTCAGTGCCGTGCGCAGCCGTTCAGGATCGGTCGTCGGGGCGTCACAGGTGAAGTTACGGCAGACATACGCGGCCGGTTCACCGCCGACGAGGGGACGGTCGGCGAGGAGCGGGAGTTCGTCACTCTCCGGAGTCCCGACGGCCACGACCGCACCGGGGGCGGTGCCCATGAGTGCCGTACGGTGCAAGGCCCTTGTGGCCTCGTCGTCGAGGCTCGGCCCGACGATCGCGACCTCGCGGGGACCGTCGAGGGCGGCCTCGGCGACGGCGAGACCCCAGCCGATGAAGCGGGGGACACGCGGGCCGAGGGCCTTGACGACACCCAGCGCCTTCTCGGCGGCGACGCGGTGGGGCTCGGCACCGGTCTGCGCGGCATAGCTCAGCAGGGCGCCGGCCGCCGCGCTCCACCCGGAGGGGGCGGCGTTGTCGGTGGGGTCCTGGGGGCGGCGGATCAGCTGCTCGGCGTCGGCGGCGGTGTCGTAGAGGGCACCGGACTCCTCGTCGACGAAACGGGCCAGGACGTGGTCGAGCAGGAACCCGGCGAAGTCCAGCCAGACGCCCTCACCGGTGACGGAGGCGAGCGCGAGGAAGCCCTCGGCGACGTCGCCGTAGTCCTCCAGTACGCCCGCGTTGGCGCCGACCTGGCCGTCCTTGCTGGTGCGGGCGAGGCGGGCGTGGTCGTCGAGGTGCAGCCGTACCAGGAGGTCGGCGGCGCCGAGGGCGGCGTCCACGAGATCGGGGCGGTCGAAGTACGCGCCGGTCTCGGCGAGGGCGGCGATCGCGAGGCCGTTCCAGGCGGCGACGATCTTGTCGTCGCGGCCGGGGGCGGGGCGGTCGGCCCGCGAGGCGAGCAGGCGCTCCTTGACGGAGGCGACCCTCTCGGCGTCGAACACGCCCTCCTGCTGCGGGAGTTGGAGCACCGAGGAGCCGTGCTCGAAGGTGCCTTCCTCGGTGACGCCGAAGTAGTGAACGGCGAGCTCGGCGTCGTCGTCGCCGAGCACCTCGCGCAGCTGCTCCGGCGTCCACACGTAGTACGCGCCCTCGACGTGCTTGCCGGTCCCGTCGTCGCTGTCCGCGTCGAGCGCGGAGGCGAACCCGCCCTCGTCGGTACGCAGTTCGCGCACCATGAAGTCGGCGGTCTCCAGGGCTACGCGGCGGGCGAGCTCGGACCCTGTGGCCCGCCACAGGTGGGCGTACACGCGGCACAGCAGGGCGTTGTCGTACAGCATCTTCTCGAAGTGCGGCACGACCCAGTCACGGTCGACGGAGTACCGCGCGAACCCGCCGCCGAGCTGGTCGTAGATCCCGCCGCGGGCCATCCGCTCGCAGGTGTCCTGGGCCATCTGCAGCGCGCCCTCGGCGCCCGTCCGCGCATGGTGCCGCAGCAGGAACTCGATCACCATGGACGGCGGGAACTTGGGCGCGCCCCCGAACCCGCCCCGCTGCGGGTCGTACTCCCGGGTGAGCCCGAGCAGCGCCTGGGCGAGCTCCTCCTCACCGGGTGCCTCGGTGCCGCCGTAGGAGATCTCCCGCCCGGCGAGATCCCGCACGATCTTCCCCGCGACGTCGGCGACCTCGTCCCTGCGGTCGGCCCAGGCGCTGCGCACGCCCTCCAGGACCTGCCGGAAGGACGGCATGCCGTGCCGGGGGGCGGGTGGGAAGTAGGTGCCGAAGTAGAAGGGCTCGGCGTCGGGCGTGAGGAAGACGGTCATGGGCCAGCCGCCCTGGCCGGTGGCCGCCTGGACGGCCTCCATGTAGACGGCGTCCACGTCGGGGCGTTCCTCGCGGTCGACCTTGACGCTGACGAAGTGGGCGTTGAGGTAGTCGGCGGTCTCCTGGTCCTCGAAGGACTCGTGGGCCATCACGTGACACCAGTGACAGCTGCTGTACCCGACGCTGAGCAGCACGGGCACGTTCCGTTTCCGCGCCTCCTCGAAGGCCTCGCCGACCCAGGGCCACCAGTCGACGGGGTTGTCAGCGTGCTGAAGGAGGTACGGGGACGTCTCGTGCGCCAGTCGGTTCGGCATGGGTCCATCCTCGCTCACGGTGCGCGGCACCGGGCAACAGGACGCGGGCCTCATGCGCGGACGAGGCCCGCCAAGGCCCCGCCCACCGTTCGGGAAAGACCGTCTTACGTGCTACCGCTTCCCTCGACGGTCTCGAAGCCGTACGACTCGATCTCCTTCAGCCCTGGCTGCGGCAGGATGGACCGTCCCTGGAGACTGAGCAGGGGTGAGCACTGTTGCCAGAACCCATGCTCAAGGTCACGCGCTCGACGCAGGAATCTTCGTTCTCCATGCGCCGGACAAGCGAAGCCTCAGGACATGCAGACGGCCGGCCCCCGCCCGCCCTCTCGCCCCCGTGCCCCATCCGCAGCACACTTGACCAAGAACGCCGTTGCCGCCGGAGGGGGACGTGACTATGCGGGACAGCCATCGGACGGAGGCCGAGCGGCTGTTGGTCCGGGCCGTGGAGGAGGAAGTGCGGCGCTCGGGCGGGCGGGTCGACGGGCAGGTGCTGCTGTCACGGGCGCGCGGGGCGCTGGACGCCATGGCGCAGTCGGCGGCCGAGGAGTACGAGGCGTATACGCGCGCGCTGGACGAGGCGGAGGCCGGCCGGCTGACGTTCGGGCAGCGGTTCGCGCGGGAGGGCGGCGGTACGCCGCTGATGGTGGCGGGCGTCGCGGCGCTCGCGGCCGCCGTCACCGACCTGGCGCTCGGCACGGGCACGGGCACCGCGGTGGGCGCGGGCGTGACCGTCGGTGTCGTGGGCGCGGCGGCGACGGTCGTGAAGGTGGCCGGCACGCATCTGCCGGCCGCGCATCATCGCGCGGGCGCCGTGGGCCAGCCCGGCGGGCCGGAACAGCTGCGGCTGCAGTGGCTGACGGCGCTGGAGGTACGGGGCATCCGTCCCTTCCTCGACCAGCAGCGGGTGCTGAGCGCGTCCACCGGTCCGAAGAAGACGGGGCCGCGGCTGAAGGGCGCGGACAAGAGCGCGGCGGCCCGGGGGCGGAACCTGTTGGAGCAGTCGTTCGGTCAACTCCCCGAGCCGACGGGCCCGTTCGCGGGCCGCAGGCAGGAGATGGCCCGCATCCGGCAGTGGGTGCAGGCGGCGCGGGCCAGTACGGAGACGAAGCCGACGGTCGTGGTCCTGCACGGGGCGCCCGGCAGTGGTCGTACGGCATTGGCGGTCCGCGCGGCCCACGACCTGAAGGACCAGTTCCGCGGCGCGTGCGTGGTGGACCTGCGTGGCGACACCCCGGAGGAGCCACCGCTGCCCACCAGGGACGCGCTGCTGCATCTGCTGAACCGTCTGGGCGCCCCGCGCGAGCAGCTGCTGTTCCGCGAGCGGTCCTCGGCGGAGCAGCAGGTCAAGCGGCTGAGCGAGCTCTACCACCAGCACCTCACGGGCCTCCCGGTCACCGTCGTACTGGACGACGCCTCGGACCCGCAGCAGGTCCGCACCCTCGTTCCCGAGCGCTGCGACAGCCTGGTCCTGGTCACCGCACGCGAGCCCCTCGACCTGCCCGCGGATCTCGCCGCCCGGGTGCACCACCTGCCGGTGGAGTCGCTGGACGCGGCCGGCGCGGAGGAGCTGCTGAGCGCGGCGGCGCAGGATTCGTCGAGTCCCTACGACGCCGAATCGGCCGACCGGATACGGGAGTTGTGCGGCGGGCTGCCGCTGGCGCTGCGCATCGCGGGCTCGGCGCTGGGGCCGCGTTCACCGCGCACGCTGGCGACGGACCTGGGGGCGTACGGCCCGGTGGAGCCGATCGAGCGGGTGCTGTGGCTGCGCTACACCGACCAGTCGGAGTCGGCGAGACGCCTGCTGCGCCGGCTCGCGCTGGCGGGCCGGGCCTCGCTGGGCGCGGCAGCGGCGGCGGCGCTGCTGGCGACGGACGAGGCGGAGGCGACCCGCCACCTGGTGGCCCTGTCCGAGTCGGGCCTGATCGACCACGTCCGCGGCAACCGCTACCGCCTGCACGACCTGGTCCGCGCCTTCGCCCACGCCCGCCTCCTCGACGAGGAGGAGCCGTCGGAGCGTACGGCGGCGCAGGAGCGGCTGATCGTGAACTACGCCGACCTCGCCGACTCCGTCCTGCGCCTGGTCGACGGCAACATGTCGACCCGCTCGGACCGCTTCAGCCCGCACGGCTTCACCTCGCTGGACGACGCGCTGCGCTGGCTGGACGACGAGTCGAGCTTCATCACGGCGGCGCTGCGGCACGCGGAGGACGTGAACCAGGCGGCGGTCCTGAACCTGCTGGGCGCGCTGTGCGACTACTGCCTGCTGCGCGGCGACCTCTACCGGCTGGGCGAGATCAACGAACTGGCGCAGGCCGTGGACCAGGGCCTGCTGGTGCGCTCGGTGCAGTGGCGTACGGGCATCGCGGCCCGCCAGCTCGGCGAACTCGACAAGGCCCGCACGACCCTGACCTCGGTGGTCGACCTCTACATGGAGGCCCACCACGACGCGGGCGCGGCCCGGGCCCTGTGCTCCCTCGGCATCACCCTCCACCACCAGGGCAACCTGACCGAGGCGGCGGCCAAGCTCCGCGAGGCCCTGGACCTGCAGTCGGTCCCCGCCCTGGCGACGGACCGCGCCTGGACGATGCACGCGCTCGCGGCGGTGCAACGGGATCGCGGCCGCGTCTCCGAGTCCCTGGACCTCCTGACCGGCTCCCTCGCCCTGCACCGCGAAGGCGAGTCGATCCACGGCGAGGCCTGGGCCCACTTCCAGCTCGGCCAACTGGGCCTGCGCATGGGCGACGTACCGCGCGCGGAGTCGGAGCTGCGGACGGCCCTGGACCTGTACGGCCGCACCCGCGACGCCCGCGGCGAGGCCTGGGCGATGACCCAGCTCGCCCGCGCCCGCCTGGTCGCCGGCGACCGCGACCCGTCCGCGGCGGTGGACGGCCTGCGCCAGGCGGCCTCGCACCACCGCGACAACGAGGACGCGCGCGGCGAGGCGTGGTCCGTCTACTACCTGGGCCAGGCCCTGGAGGAGACGGGCAACCTGGACCTCGCGGTACGGGAGCTGGAACGTTCGCGCACGATGTTCTCCCGTATGCGGGACGTGTACGGCCTGGCGTGCGCCCGGCACCACTCGGCGCGGGTGACACGGGACCAGCGGGCGGCCCAGACGGGCTCCCTGCGCAACTCCGGTTTCGCGCGCCAGCTTCTGGTCGACGCCCGCGCCGACTTCCAGCGCATCGGCGTGGCACACGGCGAGGCGTGGACGTGCCTGGAGCTGGCGGTGGTGGACGCCGGGAACGCCCGTACGCAGCAGGCGCTGACCCTGTGCGACGACGCGGTCGGTCTGTTCGTGTCGTACGGCGACCGCAGGGGCGAGGACTGGGCCCGCTTCCTGCGTTGCACGCTGCTGCCGTACGCGGCGCCGGGGGGTGTCGAGGTCGGGACGGCCGTGGCGCAGGAGGAGCTGGCCCAGCTGGGGCGCGACGGGCATGCGCTGCGGGACGGCAAGCTCGGCGACTACGTCGAGGCGTATCTGCTCCTGCTGGAGCGCGGGGTGAACCTGGAGGAGGGGTGGCAGGCCTGGCGGCTCGGCATGGTGCCGGGCCGCCATGCGCGGGAGGTGATGGGGGTGGGCGTCGCGGCCGGGGCGTAGACGCGCGGACCGTCGGCGTCGGGCGCGGGCCCGCTCACAGTCGGACTGTACGGTCCGTCACACCTGTGGGTGACGCACCGTACCGGCGAAGGCCGGTCAGCCCTGCCGCGGCTTCGCCGTGCCGGAGGCCGTGGTGTCCTGGGCCTTCCCGGCCTCCCCGGCGTCCGCCTTCGGGTCCGGGGCCTCTTTGAAGTCGACCCTGCTCATGTGGCGGTTCATGGACTTCATCAGGCCCCACACCGCCAACGCCATCACCGCGAAGACGATGAAGCCGAGGACGCCGGGGGTGACCTTGTCCTCGTCGACCTCCTTGGCGAGGGTGGCGAGCTGTGTCATTGCCAGGCTTGCGCTTGCGCTCATGTCAGGCATTGTCGCGGATGCCCGCAAAGAGGTCGTCCTCGGGGAGGGAGGTATCGACGAGGGACTTCGCCAGCTCGTACTCCTCCGTAGGCCAGACCTCCTTCTGGAGCTCCATCGGCACGCGGAACCAACCGCCGTCCGGGTCGATCTGGGTGGCGTGCGCGATCAGGGCCTTGTCGCGGATCTCGTAGAAGTCGGCGCACGGGACATGCGTGGTGAGGGTGCGCTCGGCGCGCTGGAACTCGTCCCAGCGCTTGAGCCAGTCCCCGTACGGCGACTCCAGGCCGCGCGCGATCATCGCGTCGTGCAGCGCCTGGGTGCGCGGGCGGTTGAAGCCCTGGTTGTAGTAGAGCTTGAGCGGCTGGTACGCGGGCCCGAACTCCGCCTCCGGGTACTTCTCGGTGTCCGCCGCGCCCTCGAACGCCACCATCGAGATCTTGTGGGTCATGATGTGGTCGGGGTGCGGGTAGCCGCCGTTCTCGTCATAGGTGGTGATCACCTGGGGACGGAACGAGCGGATCTGCTTCACCAGCTCACCGGCCGCCTTGTCGACGTCCTCCAGGGCGAAGCAGCCCTCGGGGAGTGGGGGCAGCGGGTCGCCCTCGGGCAGGCCGGAGTCGACGAAGCCGAGCCACTCCTGCCTGACCCCGAGGATCTCGCGGGC
Above is a window of Streptomyces sp. DT2A-34 DNA encoding:
- the mca gene encoding mycothiol conjugate amidase Mca: MTDQLRLMAVHAHPDDESSKGAATMAKYVSEGVDVLVVTCTGGERGSILNPKLQGDKYIEEHIHEVRKKEMDEAREILGVRQEWLGFVDSGLPEGDPLPPLPEGCFALEDVDKAAGELVKQIRSFRPQVITTYDENGGYPHPDHIMTHKISMVAFEGAADTEKYPEAEFGPAYQPLKLYYNQGFNRPRTQALHDAMIARGLESPYGDWLKRWDEFQRAERTLTTHVPCADFYEIRDKALIAHATQIDPDGGWFRVPMELQKEVWPTEEYELAKSLVDTSLPEDDLFAGIRDNA
- a CDS encoding glycosyltransferase, producing MLTSVFIAVVSLGLFWMAAFTLWWQMHAWRTPEVLASTRFSRPDGGEHVSFSLLLPARHEQAVLDHTIQRLLESTHTDFEIIVIVGHDDPETTEVAERAAARDPRVRVVVDTHEKKNKPKAMNTALPHCRGDVVGVFDAEDQVHPELLAHVDHAFRTTKADVVQGGVQLINFHSSWYSLRNCLEYFFWFRSRLHLHAQKGFIPLGGNTVFVRTDVLREADGWDPNCLAEDCDLGVRLSSVGKKVVVAYDSDMVTKEETPGSLMSLLKQRTRWNQGFLQVYRKKDWKQLPTFGQRLLARYTLMTPFMQAFTGLIIPLNIAIAVFLDVSVTIAFITFLPAVTALVTFVFEVVGLHDFGKQYGLRVRFVHYLKLIVGGPFYQVLLAGAAVRAVWREQRGRNDWELTTHVGAHLATAEVTRDLREDVPA
- a CDS encoding tetratricopeptide repeat protein, whose protein sequence is MRDSHRTEAERLLVRAVEEEVRRSGGRVDGQVLLSRARGALDAMAQSAAEEYEAYTRALDEAEAGRLTFGQRFAREGGGTPLMVAGVAALAAAVTDLALGTGTGTAVGAGVTVGVVGAAATVVKVAGTHLPAAHHRAGAVGQPGGPEQLRLQWLTALEVRGIRPFLDQQRVLSASTGPKKTGPRLKGADKSAAARGRNLLEQSFGQLPEPTGPFAGRRQEMARIRQWVQAARASTETKPTVVVLHGAPGSGRTALAVRAAHDLKDQFRGACVVDLRGDTPEEPPLPTRDALLHLLNRLGAPREQLLFRERSSAEQQVKRLSELYHQHLTGLPVTVVLDDASDPQQVRTLVPERCDSLVLVTAREPLDLPADLAARVHHLPVESLDAAGAEELLSAAAQDSSSPYDAESADRIRELCGGLPLALRIAGSALGPRSPRTLATDLGAYGPVEPIERVLWLRYTDQSESARRLLRRLALAGRASLGAAAAAALLATDEAEATRHLVALSESGLIDHVRGNRYRLHDLVRAFAHARLLDEEEPSERTAAQERLIVNYADLADSVLRLVDGNMSTRSDRFSPHGFTSLDDALRWLDDESSFITAALRHAEDVNQAAVLNLLGALCDYCLLRGDLYRLGEINELAQAVDQGLLVRSVQWRTGIAARQLGELDKARTTLTSVVDLYMEAHHDAGAARALCSLGITLHHQGNLTEAAAKLREALDLQSVPALATDRAWTMHALAAVQRDRGRVSESLDLLTGSLALHREGESIHGEAWAHFQLGQLGLRMGDVPRAESELRTALDLYGRTRDARGEAWAMTQLARARLVAGDRDPSAAVDGLRQAASHHRDNEDARGEAWSVYYLGQALEETGNLDLAVRELERSRTMFSRMRDVYGLACARHHSARVTRDQRAAQTGSLRNSGFARQLLVDARADFQRIGVAHGEAWTCLELAVVDAGNARTQQALTLCDDAVGLFVSYGDRRGEDWARFLRCTLLPYAAPGGVEVGTAVAQEELAQLGRDGHALRDGKLGDYVEAYLLLLERGVNLEEGWQAWRLGMVPGRHAREVMGVGVAAGA
- a CDS encoding thioredoxin domain-containing protein; the protein is MPNRLAHETSPYLLQHADNPVDWWPWVGEAFEEARKRNVPVLLSVGYSSCHWCHVMAHESFEDQETADYLNAHFVSVKVDREERPDVDAVYMEAVQAATGQGGWPMTVFLTPDAEPFYFGTYFPPAPRHGMPSFRQVLEGVRSAWADRRDEVADVAGKIVRDLAGREISYGGTEAPGEEELAQALLGLTREYDPQRGGFGGAPKFPPSMVIEFLLRHHARTGAEGALQMAQDTCERMARGGIYDQLGGGFARYSVDRDWVVPHFEKMLYDNALLCRVYAHLWRATGSELARRVALETADFMVRELRTDEGGFASALDADSDDGTGKHVEGAYYVWTPEQLREVLGDDDAELAVHYFGVTEEGTFEHGSSVLQLPQQEGVFDAERVASVKERLLASRADRPAPGRDDKIVAAWNGLAIAALAETGAYFDRPDLVDAALGAADLLVRLHLDDHARLARTSKDGQVGANAGVLEDYGDVAEGFLALASVTGEGVWLDFAGFLLDHVLARFVDEESGALYDTAADAEQLIRRPQDPTDNAAPSGWSAAAGALLSYAAQTGAEPHRVAAEKALGVVKALGPRVPRFIGWGLAVAEAALDGPREVAIVGPSLDDEATRALHRTALMGTAPGAVVAVGTPESDELPLLADRPLVGGEPAAYVCRNFTCDAPTTDPERLRTALTS